One region of Sulfuriroseicoccus oceanibius genomic DNA includes:
- a CDS encoding DNA translocase FtsK: MAARTSKKRTTRKTSPGRPPKSTEEHGSSAAKNDAVAVLMIGVALLLFLGLVSFDTGDLPAWTKLNKYSEPVSPAENFVGPVGALAGLALYLLFGASAFLIPAVMVWFGAAKLIAHIRIGPRMLTGAAGLILCSCALLHLQPYFLQEKNTVFHKLTATPGGMFGELIGGTILQALLGTIGASLVLAMLYMVCLILLTGFHPLTFMHQLGGAIRSGLAWINTTLAERSERRADRRERIRQALQEEEEDADIVEPPKPKRKRAPRKKKQPEPEPIPEDDSFADDEDDDAPTEELPLKYAPKRKIIDASTRRSNNGVSQTGKLEFTNRPAAGLESAEFPNYELPPLSLLSYDEDAAASPADTSQLTETQDIIVDTLSTFGIEVTPGDITRGPTITRYEIYPGRGLRVNRITALEADLARATRAERINIIAPIPGKDTVGIEIANDDKTLVQLRELLEDEKFSDPKKRIPLALGKDVYGNAVIGDLAAMPHLLVAGATGAGKSVCINSIITSILYKFSPDDLRFIMIDPKVVEMADYNVLPHLVVPVVNDPKKTLLALRWVVNEMERRYQMFAKVGVRNFETFNKREPVKKDVPANEFEIEEPESEEVDEDAIEDLARALEEGDITPPDPEEDDLFNEDAPIPDRIPYIVVIIDELADLMQTAPAEVEQAIARIAQKARAAGIHLIVATQTPRADVVTGIIKANIPTRIAFQVSSKIDSRVILDTSGADKLVGKGDMLFLPPGSAKLVRSQGAFLDDEEVRALVAHCASQGEQKFEETIQEAIDNPDASEESVSDEDEELIERTLQIIASDKRASTSHIQRRLGIGYNRAARMMDILEQRGVLGPSEGAKPREILVDLSRYA, encoded by the coding sequence ATGGCGGCAAGAACCAGCAAAAAACGCACGACGCGAAAAACCAGCCCCGGGCGCCCTCCCAAGAGCACCGAAGAGCATGGTTCCTCCGCAGCCAAGAACGATGCGGTGGCGGTTCTGATGATCGGAGTCGCGCTTCTGCTTTTCCTCGGACTCGTGTCCTTCGACACCGGAGACCTTCCGGCATGGACCAAGCTCAACAAGTACTCGGAACCCGTCTCCCCTGCGGAGAACTTCGTTGGCCCGGTCGGGGCCTTGGCGGGACTCGCGCTTTACCTGCTCTTTGGAGCGTCGGCATTTTTGATTCCCGCGGTGATGGTCTGGTTTGGCGCTGCCAAACTGATCGCTCACATCCGCATCGGACCGCGCATGTTGACCGGGGCGGCGGGACTCATCCTGTGCAGCTGCGCTCTATTGCACCTGCAACCCTACTTCCTACAGGAGAAGAACACAGTCTTCCACAAGCTCACCGCCACTCCGGGAGGGATGTTTGGCGAGCTCATTGGCGGCACCATCCTGCAAGCGCTTTTGGGCACAATTGGCGCATCATTAGTACTCGCCATGCTTTACATGGTGTGCCTGATCTTGCTCACCGGATTTCATCCGTTGACCTTCATGCACCAACTTGGCGGCGCGATCCGCAGCGGACTGGCGTGGATTAACACAACCCTTGCCGAGCGCTCGGAACGTCGTGCAGACCGCCGCGAGCGCATCCGCCAAGCGTTGCAAGAAGAAGAGGAAGATGCCGATATCGTAGAGCCTCCAAAACCTAAGCGAAAGCGCGCCCCGCGCAAAAAGAAGCAGCCTGAACCCGAGCCGATCCCCGAAGACGATTCATTCGCCGACGACGAGGACGACGACGCACCAACCGAAGAGCTGCCTCTCAAGTACGCACCGAAACGCAAGATCATCGACGCCTCGACCCGCCGGTCGAACAACGGCGTCTCCCAAACAGGAAAACTTGAGTTCACCAACCGCCCTGCCGCAGGACTCGAGAGCGCAGAGTTCCCCAACTACGAACTGCCACCGCTCTCGTTGCTGAGTTACGACGAAGACGCCGCAGCATCTCCTGCCGACACCAGCCAACTGACCGAAACTCAGGACATCATCGTCGACACACTCTCGACCTTCGGTATCGAAGTCACGCCTGGCGACATCACCCGCGGCCCGACCATTACCCGCTACGAAATCTACCCAGGCCGTGGCTTGCGCGTGAACCGAATCACCGCACTCGAAGCGGACCTGGCCCGCGCCACCCGCGCCGAGCGCATCAACATCATCGCCCCAATCCCGGGCAAGGACACCGTTGGCATCGAGATCGCCAACGACGACAAGACTCTGGTCCAGTTGCGCGAGCTGCTCGAGGACGAAAAGTTCTCCGACCCGAAGAAGCGGATCCCATTGGCCCTTGGCAAAGACGTCTACGGCAATGCCGTGATCGGCGACTTGGCCGCCATGCCTCACTTGCTGGTGGCTGGTGCCACCGGTGCAGGTAAGTCGGTCTGTATCAACTCGATCATCACATCGATCCTCTACAAGTTCTCACCGGACGACCTGCGCTTCATCATGATCGACCCCAAGGTCGTGGAAATGGCGGACTACAATGTCCTCCCCCACCTCGTGGTGCCTGTGGTCAACGACCCGAAGAAGACACTGCTCGCGCTGCGCTGGGTGGTGAACGAAATGGAGCGCCGCTACCAAATGTTCGCCAAGGTCGGGGTGCGTAACTTTGAGACGTTCAACAAACGCGAGCCGGTCAAAAAGGACGTTCCCGCCAACGAATTCGAAATCGAAGAACCAGAAAGCGAAGAAGTCGACGAGGACGCCATCGAAGATCTCGCCCGCGCACTGGAAGAAGGTGATATCACCCCACCCGATCCGGAAGAAGACGACCTCTTCAACGAAGACGCCCCGATCCCAGATCGGATCCCTTACATCGTTGTCATCATCGACGAGCTTGCCGACCTGATGCAGACCGCACCCGCAGAGGTCGAACAGGCGATCGCCCGTATCGCGCAGAAAGCCCGTGCCGCAGGCATCCACCTCATCGTCGCCACCCAGACCCCGCGCGCCGACGTCGTGACCGGCATCATCAAGGCTAACATTCCAACCCGTATCGCATTCCAAGTGTCGTCCAAGATCGACTCGCGGGTGATTCTCGATACCTCTGGCGCCGACAAACTCGTGGGCAAAGGGGACATGCTCTTCCTGCCACCGGGCTCGGCGAAACTCGTTCGTTCCCAGGGCGCATTCCTCGACGACGAGGAAGTACGCGCACTCGTGGCCCACTGCGCATCACAGGGTGAGCAAAAGTTCGAGGAGACCATTCAGGAAGCCATCGACAACCCGGATGCGAGCGAGGAAAGCGTCAGTGACGAAGACGAGGAGTTGATCGAACGCACATTACAGATCATCGCCTCGGACAAGCGGGCCTCCACCTCGCACATCCAGCGCCGCCTCGGCATCGGCTACAACCGCGCCGCACGCATGATGGATATCCTCGAACAACGCGGAGTCCTAGGCCCAAGCGAAGGCGCCAAACCCCGCGAAATCCTCGTAGACCTCAGCCGCTACGCGTAG
- a CDS encoding RNA polymerase sigma factor: MTSLISFARHLVLQSPMDAQSNGGGTVGDDGFDEAERWLDAARSGDRQAFHHLVEHSRARVYGVIVNMVRNEADALDLTQETFVKVWRGLPGFEGRSRYSTWLYRIAHNVTYDFLRARKSRGGPGGGDELDESLLRPDRMEASAPTAPRASDSPDELADRGDLRALIASLMQQLSDDHRQALLLREVQGLKYEEIAGVMDCTTGTVMSRLFYARKKMRQLLEPYRDLLADSGLSMPTGTPEK; the protein is encoded by the coding sequence ATGACCTCTTTGATTTCATTTGCCCGCCACCTTGTGCTTCAATCTCCGATGGATGCGCAATCCAATGGTGGGGGCACTGTGGGCGATGATGGGTTTGACGAAGCCGAGCGCTGGCTGGACGCCGCGCGGTCCGGGGATCGCCAGGCATTTCACCACTTGGTCGAGCATTCCAGGGCGCGGGTGTACGGGGTGATCGTGAACATGGTGCGCAACGAGGCGGATGCGTTGGATCTTACCCAGGAGACGTTCGTCAAGGTTTGGCGAGGGTTGCCCGGGTTCGAGGGGCGTTCGCGTTACTCGACGTGGCTCTACCGCATCGCTCACAATGTGACCTACGATTTCCTGCGTGCGCGCAAGAGCCGGGGTGGCCCCGGGGGGGGGGATGAGTTGGACGAATCTTTGTTGAGGCCGGACCGAATGGAAGCTTCCGCACCGACCGCTCCAAGGGCATCCGATTCTCCGGATGAATTGGCCGATCGTGGGGATTTGCGTGCGTTGATCGCATCATTGATGCAGCAGTTGAGCGATGACCACCGCCAGGCCTTGCTTTTGCGCGAGGTGCAGGGATTGAAGTACGAAGAAATCGCCGGTGTCATGGACTGCACCACCGGTACAGTGATGTCGCGGTTGTTCTACGCACGAAAGAAAATGCGTCAACTGCTCGAACCTTACCGTGACCTGCTAGCCGATAGCGGACTCTCGATGCCCACAGGCACGCCAGAAAAGTGA
- a CDS encoding anti-sigma factor family protein: MKPTEQQLAEWIDGTLPPDELRQLEAWLDENPAERDELEAMRAAGRAVGATQGVPDEIPAAEFFMHQLERRIDAESSGQPIGPADSQAPAATVTKLPWMRLVIPPIAAAAVAVTAAVLTIRYQNDQQQSREGQAVAPVMASVDEKPRVYAPRDEVVVNSYYESGADAQVVVLEGLPEVDASMQISGFGRDSLDRGMWAELRKSGETEVTGTDEPEEGGKPN; this comes from the coding sequence ATGAAGCCTACCGAACAACAGCTAGCCGAATGGATTGACGGCACCTTGCCGCCCGATGAACTGCGTCAGCTGGAAGCCTGGTTGGATGAGAACCCGGCGGAGCGCGATGAACTTGAGGCGATGCGGGCTGCCGGGCGCGCGGTGGGCGCGACACAGGGTGTGCCAGACGAGATTCCGGCGGCCGAGTTCTTTATGCATCAGTTGGAACGACGGATCGATGCAGAATCAAGCGGCCAGCCGATTGGTCCTGCTGATTCGCAGGCTCCGGCGGCAACGGTTACCAAACTGCCTTGGATGCGGTTGGTGATTCCTCCGATTGCTGCGGCAGCGGTTGCTGTGACTGCGGCGGTACTTACGATCCGCTATCAGAACGACCAACAGCAGAGCAGAGAGGGGCAGGCCGTGGCGCCGGTCATGGCAAGTGTGGATGAGAAGCCCCGGGTCTACGCGCCACGGGACGAAGTGGTGGTAAATTCCTATTATGAGTCCGGTGCGGACGCGCAGGTGGTTGTTCTCGAAGGGCTGCCGGAGGTGGATGCTTCGATGCAGATTTCCGGCTTTGGCCGTGATTCGCTCGACCGCGGCATGTGGGCCGAGTTGAGGAAGTCTGGCGAGACGGAGGTCACAGGAACGGATGAACCAGAGGAGGGCGGGAAACCGAACTAA
- a CDS encoding argininosuccinate synthase: MKIVVAYSGGLDTSVLVTWLKEHYNAEIYAYCANVGQEEELEGLEEKAIKTGATECLIDDLCEEFAADYIYPMFQAGAIYEGRYLLGTSIARPCIAKGMVEYARKVGATAIAHGATGKGNDQVRFELSVAALAPDIEIIAPWRMQVFRDKFPGRAQMIAYAAEHNIPVQATAKKSYSMDRNLLHISYESGVLEDPWYDGSTPADRDMYLLTTSPEEAPDQAEYLQLLFEKGNIVGLQVDGIADYAAKVGVSSTGEKDGYTLFTPYGVMKILNFLAGKHGVGRVDIVENRFVGMKSRGIYETPAGTIMFEAHRDLETLVVDREAMLVRDELIPRYSQMVYNGFWFAPEREALQALVTETQKSVTGEVRVKLYKGNVICAGRRSPNSLYSEDIATMEEDPTQAYNQDDATGFIHLNALRLKLQGLSKNV; this comes from the coding sequence ATGAAAATTGTTGTCGCTTATTCGGGTGGTCTCGACACATCGGTGCTCGTGACCTGGCTCAAGGAACATTACAACGCTGAGATCTACGCTTACTGCGCCAACGTGGGCCAGGAAGAAGAGCTCGAAGGCCTCGAAGAAAAGGCGATCAAAACCGGCGCGACCGAGTGCTTGATCGACGACCTTTGCGAGGAGTTCGCAGCGGATTACATTTACCCAATGTTCCAGGCAGGTGCGATCTACGAAGGCCGCTACCTTCTTGGAACCAGCATCGCCCGTCCATGCATCGCCAAGGGCATGGTCGAATACGCACGCAAAGTGGGTGCCACCGCGATCGCTCACGGTGCAACCGGCAAAGGCAACGACCAGGTGCGTTTCGAGCTTTCCGTCGCCGCGCTCGCTCCGGACATCGAAATCATCGCCCCATGGCGCATGCAGGTCTTCCGCGACAAGTTCCCAGGCCGTGCGCAGATGATCGCATACGCAGCCGAGCACAACATTCCAGTGCAGGCCACCGCGAAGAAGTCCTACTCGATGGACCGCAACCTGCTTCACATTTCCTACGAGAGCGGCGTGCTTGAAGATCCATGGTACGACGGTTCGACTCCTGCCGACCGCGACATGTACCTGCTCACCACCTCTCCAGAGGAAGCTCCGGATCAGGCCGAGTACCTTCAGTTGCTCTTTGAAAAAGGCAACATCGTCGGCCTTCAGGTGGATGGTATTGCTGACTACGCAGCCAAGGTCGGCGTGAGCTCGACCGGTGAAAAGGACGGCTACACGCTCTTCACTCCATACGGTGTGATGAAGATTTTGAACTTCCTCGCCGGTAAGCACGGTGTGGGTCGTGTCGACATCGTCGAGAACCGCTTCGTCGGCATGAAGAGCCGCGGTATCTACGAGACCCCAGCGGGTACCATCATGTTCGAAGCTCACCGTGATCTCGAGACCCTCGTGGTCGACCGTGAAGCGATGCTCGTTCGCGATGAGTTGATTCCTCGTTACTCGCAGATGGTGTACAACGGTTTCTGGTTCGCTCCTGAGCGCGAAGCCCTGCAGGCTCTCGTCACCGAGACTCAGAAGTCCGTCACCGGTGAAGTGCGCGTGAAGCTCTACAAGGGCAACGTGATCTGCGCTGGTCGTCGCTCGCCTAACAGCCTCTACAGCGAAGATATCGCAACCATGGAGGAAGATCCAACACAGGCATACAACCAGGACGACGCTACCGGCTTCATCCACTTGAACGCTCTCCGTCTCAAGCTCCAGGGCTTGTCGAAGAACGTCTAA
- a CDS encoding sialidase family protein, producing MKDRSFITKCLTGCATLGVVSLMALSASPLQAEIEEIDVREVTIPVMIRKDFNPVLGMNVKLDQAETEISFAMKVGGVNPQFIEEIAVYKAVIDDKSGAVRDNVDPKPEALLGAIAGSDVRKGRAMIKCEEVDLQEGDNHLWVSVKLKPEAPIERFVELEVTDAKTPTTKRFRLDDAASKQRIGVAITYPSFPVKVQKTESRKVLEERVSKFSRIPGMVVTKKGTIVATFDNRYHHNGDLPADIDVAVSTSRDGGQTWSDVITCINARDLPGIGHGVGDPAILLDESNNRIWIAGLAAPKTGHPIWKSELGSADPSNCGQFVLTYSDDEGVTWSDPINITADVKRLDDPDTKEWGCLFQGPGNGICMRDGTLVFPGQIWGAKHMGVLVYSKDNGKTWTSSKAMEFGGSESTVAELSNGDLMLNTREGAGGLRQVGVTDDLGETWEKHDSVKSKKGQLRQPVCQAIMVSLFNEAGKYNLGTSARHVMFFSNPNAGNRSKMTLKYSRDNGDSWSDGLLYDQRGCMGYSAIYPIDKNYLGVFYEGQHGYLYFIKVPYREIIEAR from the coding sequence ATGAAAGATCGTTCGTTTATTACCAAGTGCCTAACGGGCTGTGCGACCTTGGGTGTGGTTTCGTTGATGGCATTGAGTGCGTCGCCGTTGCAGGCGGAGATTGAAGAAATCGATGTGCGGGAGGTGACCATTCCTGTGATGATCCGCAAAGACTTCAACCCAGTGCTCGGGATGAATGTGAAGCTGGATCAGGCGGAGACGGAGATTTCCTTCGCGATGAAGGTGGGGGGAGTGAATCCCCAGTTCATCGAAGAGATTGCCGTTTACAAAGCGGTGATCGATGACAAGAGCGGCGCGGTGCGGGACAATGTGGATCCGAAGCCGGAAGCGCTTCTTGGGGCAATCGCTGGCAGTGACGTGCGCAAAGGACGCGCCATGATCAAGTGTGAGGAGGTTGATCTTCAGGAAGGAGACAACCATTTGTGGGTGAGCGTAAAGCTGAAGCCAGAGGCTCCGATCGAGCGATTTGTCGAGTTAGAGGTGACCGATGCAAAGACTCCAACAACGAAGCGCTTCCGCCTGGACGATGCGGCGAGCAAGCAGCGGATTGGTGTGGCAATTACCTATCCGAGTTTCCCTGTGAAGGTGCAGAAGACGGAATCTCGAAAAGTGCTCGAGGAGCGCGTCTCCAAGTTCTCGCGGATTCCAGGGATGGTGGTGACGAAAAAGGGGACGATCGTCGCGACCTTTGACAACCGCTACCACCACAATGGCGATCTCCCGGCGGACATCGATGTGGCGGTGAGTACGTCGCGCGATGGCGGTCAGACGTGGTCGGACGTGATCACCTGCATTAATGCACGCGATCTACCTGGCATCGGTCATGGCGTGGGGGATCCTGCGATTCTGCTCGATGAATCCAACAACCGCATCTGGATTGCGGGACTCGCGGCTCCGAAGACCGGTCACCCGATTTGGAAGAGCGAGCTGGGTTCGGCTGATCCGTCGAACTGTGGACAGTTCGTTCTTACCTACAGCGACGACGAAGGTGTGACGTGGTCGGATCCGATCAACATTACCGCAGATGTGAAGCGTCTCGATGACCCGGACACCAAGGAGTGGGGATGTTTGTTCCAAGGCCCTGGCAACGGGATCTGCATGCGTGACGGCACCTTGGTGTTTCCTGGCCAGATCTGGGGTGCCAAGCACATGGGCGTGCTGGTTTACTCGAAAGACAACGGCAAGACCTGGACGAGCTCCAAAGCGATGGAGTTCGGTGGCTCGGAGTCCACGGTGGCTGAGTTGTCCAATGGCGATCTGATGCTCAACACGCGTGAAGGCGCTGGGGGACTGCGTCAGGTGGGCGTGACCGACGACCTTGGCGAAACGTGGGAGAAGCACGACAGCGTGAAGTCGAAGAAGGGGCAGCTGCGTCAGCCGGTGTGTCAGGCGATTATGGTGTCGTTGTTCAACGAAGCTGGAAAGTACAACCTGGGCACGAGTGCCCGTCACGTGATGTTCTTCTCCAACCCGAATGCGGGCAACCGGAGCAAGATGACGCTCAAGTACTCGCGCGATAATGGCGACTCTTGGTCGGACGGGCTGCTTTATGACCAGAGGGGCTGCATGGGGTATTCGGCGATCTACCCGATCGATAAAAACTACCTCGGCGTTTTCTACGAAGGGCAGCACGGGTACCTGTACTTTATCAAAGTACCGTACCGCGAGATCATCGAGGCCAGGTAG
- a CDS encoding sigma-54-dependent transcriptional regulator — protein sequence MPTATNTAQHRIVLIDPEEEFLLWAGKHLQAPDLRIDTFQRTEEALASCKKDPPSLVIAEYALQPFNGVELLKKLRLQTPKTLVILTTGIPPNSAVIETMRLGGYDFLRKSALPYELRPTVESALQTIEEMAAEPAAKRQKAVDPQEALGNVIIGESPAIQNVLKMIGRVSRSDAPVLITGESGCGKEVVAKAVHQFSTRAAKPFVAINCAAIPETLLESELFGHEKGAFTGAMQQRIGRFEQGNGGTLFLDEIGEMPILVQSKLLRVLQEAEFSRVGGNQTLKANVRVVAATNRDPEGAIAAGTFREDLYYRLNVVRIHIPPLRERTDDIKPLAEHFLHRISATRKGPTLRFSLGAMHMLQNYNWPGNVRELENVVQRAAVLATGNIIMPRDLPIKDGDATPAAAPAASLDTPLRQLIEEQLSSNPDTPLIETLRKLITPAVADLTPDAESAAKHLGE from the coding sequence ATGCCAACAGCTACCAACACAGCACAACACCGCATCGTCCTGATCGACCCCGAGGAAGAGTTTCTCCTCTGGGCGGGCAAACACCTGCAGGCTCCGGACCTTCGGATCGACACGTTCCAGCGCACTGAAGAGGCGCTTGCCTCGTGCAAGAAGGACCCACCGTCGCTGGTGATTGCCGAATATGCGCTCCAGCCGTTCAACGGAGTGGAGTTGCTCAAAAAGCTGCGCCTGCAAACGCCGAAGACACTCGTCATCCTCACCACAGGAATCCCGCCGAACTCCGCGGTGATCGAGACGATGCGACTTGGTGGCTACGACTTCCTGCGCAAGTCCGCCCTCCCATACGAACTACGGCCCACGGTCGAATCGGCCCTGCAAACCATTGAGGAAATGGCAGCGGAGCCGGCAGCAAAGAGGCAAAAAGCCGTCGACCCCCAGGAAGCACTCGGCAATGTGATCATCGGCGAGTCTCCGGCGATCCAAAACGTGCTCAAGATGATCGGTCGCGTGTCGCGATCCGACGCCCCCGTCCTCATCACCGGGGAATCCGGCTGCGGCAAGGAAGTCGTCGCCAAAGCGGTACATCAGTTTTCCACCCGCGCGGCCAAGCCATTCGTTGCCATCAACTGCGCGGCCATCCCGGAGACCCTCCTGGAGAGCGAGCTCTTCGGCCACGAGAAAGGTGCCTTTACCGGCGCAATGCAGCAACGCATCGGCCGCTTCGAACAAGGCAATGGCGGCACGCTCTTCCTCGACGAGATCGGCGAAATGCCCATCCTCGTCCAAAGCAAACTACTGCGTGTCCTCCAGGAAGCCGAGTTCTCCCGCGTTGGCGGCAATCAGACCCTGAAGGCGAATGTCCGCGTGGTGGCCGCCACCAACAGGGATCCAGAAGGCGCAATCGCCGCCGGTACATTCCGCGAGGACCTCTACTACCGACTCAACGTGGTGCGCATCCACATCCCGCCACTGCGTGAGCGGACTGACGACATCAAGCCCTTGGCCGAGCACTTCCTCCATCGGATCTCAGCCACCCGCAAAGGTCCCACATTGCGCTTCTCGCTCGGCGCCATGCACATGCTGCAGAACTACAACTGGCCAGGCAACGTGCGCGAACTCGAAAACGTCGTGCAGCGCGCCGCCGTGCTCGCCACGGGCAATATCATCATGCCCCGTGACTTGCCGATCAAAGACGGCGACGCCACACCAGCCGCAGCTCCCGCCGCCTCGCTCGACACCCCATTGCGCCAGCTCATTGAGGAGCAACTCAGCAGCAACCCGGATACCCCGCTGATCGAAACCCTGCGCAAGCTCATCACCCCGGCCGTAGCCGACCTCACGCCGGACGCGGAATCCGCAGCCAAACATCTGGGCGAATAG
- the proC gene encoding pyrroline-5-carboxylate reductase — protein sequence MHDLGLIGLGNMGRALTDGFLANGALTPPQLAVFTRTEEKAQDYAATTGCTAVASLAELVNSSSALLAAVKPYQMHEALSAALDGVTESKLVISVAAGVTCDTLSASAGANHRIVRVMPNTPSLIGAGASSITAGPNATEDDLAFVEKLFSSVGICVTVPEDKIHAVIGVSGSAPAYVYTFIEALADGGVVQGLSRADSLKLAAQTVLGAARMVQESGDHPAVLRDAVASPGGTTIAAIHSLEQSGLRAAVIDAAAAAANRSREMSRPSN from the coding sequence ATGCATGATCTAGGTCTCATTGGACTCGGCAACATGGGTCGGGCACTCACTGACGGATTCCTCGCCAATGGAGCGCTCACCCCGCCACAACTCGCTGTATTCACCCGTACCGAAGAGAAAGCGCAAGACTACGCCGCCACCACCGGCTGCACTGCGGTGGCCTCACTGGCCGAGCTGGTCAACTCCTCGTCCGCCTTGCTCGCTGCGGTCAAGCCATACCAAATGCACGAGGCGCTCAGCGCCGCTCTCGACGGCGTCACCGAATCAAAACTCGTCATCTCTGTCGCTGCCGGCGTCACGTGTGACACACTTTCCGCGTCAGCCGGAGCGAACCACCGCATCGTCCGCGTAATGCCTAACACGCCATCGTTGATCGGAGCGGGAGCCTCAAGCATCACAGCAGGCCCGAACGCAACCGAGGACGACCTCGCTTTTGTCGAGAAGCTCTTCTCGTCGGTCGGCATCTGCGTCACCGTCCCAGAAGACAAGATTCACGCCGTCATTGGCGTGAGCGGAAGCGCCCCCGCCTACGTCTACACCTTCATCGAGGCACTCGCAGACGGCGGTGTGGTACAAGGGCTCTCGCGTGCTGACTCTCTCAAGCTCGCCGCCCAAACCGTTCTCGGCGCCGCACGTATGGTCCAGGAATCCGGCGACCACCCAGCGGTGCTGCGCGACGCTGTCGCAAGCCCGGGTGGCACGACAATTGCCGCCATCCACAGCCTCGAGCAATCCGGCCTGCGCGCCGCAGTGATTGACGCCGCAGCCGCTGCCGCCAATCGCTCGCGCGAAATGTCTCGACCATCGAATTAA